In a single window of the Candidatus Celerinatantimonas neptuna genome:
- the metH_6 gene encoding Methionine synthase produces the protein MARQIGEWARSGLLNIVGGGTTPEHIRAMSEVVDGISPRELPQSPVACRISGLESFNIGNDTLFVNVGERNNVTGSALFKRLIVAEDYDKALEVAALQVENGAQVIDINMDE, from the coding sequence ATGGCCCGACAGATAGGTGAATGGGCTCGTTCTGGATTGCTTAATATTGTTGGGGGGGGAACAACTCCAGAGCATATTCGGGCAATGTCTGAGGTTGTTGATGGCATATCACCAAGAGAATTACCTCAATCACCGGTTGCGTGCCGGATTTCTGGACTAGAATCGTTCAATATTGGGAACGATACATTATTTGTAAATGTCGGAGAGCGAAACAATGTAACCGGTTCAGCACTTTTTAAACGTTTGATCGTTGCTGAGGATTACGACAAAGCACTTGAAGTTGCAGCGCTACAAGTTGAAAACGGTGCTCAGGTCATCGATATCAATATGGATGAATGA
- the metH_7 gene encoding Methionine synthase has translation MADYQVEFQSAEINLDAAQLARHVADEQTRLTPDKPRYVAGILGPTNRTVSISPDVNDPGFRNITFDQLVDAYSESTSVDRRWC, from the coding sequence ATGGCTGATTATCAGGTGGAGTTTCAATCAGCCGAAATTAATTTGGATGCAGCACAACTTGCCCGGCATGTTGCGGATGAACAGACGCGTTTAACTCCTGATAAGCCTCGTTATGTTGCCGGAATACTTGGCCCCACTAACCGGACTGTCTCTATTTCCCCTGATGTGAATGATCCGGGATTTCGAAATATCACTTTTGACCAGTTGGTCGATGCTTACTCTGAATCGACCAGCGTTGATAGAAGGTGGTGTTGA